From the genome of Scytonema hofmannii PCC 7110, one region includes:
- a CDS encoding aldehyde dehydrogenase family protein has protein sequence MVTALKLENQVKIGPTNLLINNEWVESVSGKRFETINPATGETICSVAEADAADVDKAVHAARAAFNNGEWRKMSAIRRGELLYKLADLIEQNKEELAQLETLDNGKPISESMNADLPLVIACYRYFAGWADKVQGKTIPINGPYFCYTRHEPVGVVGQIIPWNFPLLMQAWKLGPALATGNTVVMKTAEQTPLSALRLGELIIEAGFPPGVVNILSGYGPTAGAAISHHMDIDKVAFTGSTEVGHLVMEAAAKSNLKRITLELGGKSPNIVFADADMDEAIEGAHNALFFNQGQCCVAGSRLFVEEKCYDEFVAKSVERAKQRTVGNPFDLNTKQGPQVDKDQFNKVMHYIESGMREGAQILCGGNQVGDKGYFIAPTIFADVQDRMEIARDEIFGPVMSIIKFKDIDEVIQRANNTIYGLAAAVWTKDITKAHAIANNVRAGTVWVNCYDVFDAAAPFGGFKQSGIGRELGEYGLQQYTEVKTVTIKL, from the coding sequence ATGGTTACAGCACTCAAACTAGAAAACCAGGTTAAAATCGGTCCAACCAATCTGCTGATTAATAACGAGTGGGTAGAAAGTGTTAGCGGTAAGCGTTTTGAAACAATTAACCCTGCTACGGGTGAGACGATTTGCAGTGTCGCAGAGGCGGATGCAGCAGATGTAGATAAGGCAGTGCATGCTGCTCGTGCTGCTTTCAATAATGGAGAATGGCGTAAAATGTCCGCCATTCGTCGCGGCGAATTACTATACAAACTCGCTGACTTAATCGAGCAAAACAAAGAAGAACTGGCACAGTTGGAGACATTAGACAATGGTAAGCCAATTTCAGAATCGATGAATGCTGACCTACCATTGGTCATCGCCTGCTATCGCTACTTTGCGGGGTGGGCTGATAAGGTACAAGGTAAGACTATCCCCATTAATGGTCCTTACTTTTGCTACACTCGTCACGAGCCAGTAGGTGTGGTAGGTCAAATTATTCCTTGGAACTTTCCACTGCTCATGCAGGCTTGGAAGTTAGGACCTGCTTTGGCAACTGGCAATACCGTAGTTATGAAAACAGCCGAACAAACACCACTGTCAGCATTGCGGCTTGGCGAACTCATTATTGAAGCTGGTTTCCCCCCTGGTGTTGTGAATATTCTTTCGGGATACGGACCAACAGCAGGTGCGGCAATTTCTCACCATATGGATATTGACAAAGTTGCCTTTACTGGCTCCACTGAAGTAGGGCATTTGGTGATGGAAGCAGCTGCCAAGAGTAACCTCAAACGCATAACTCTGGAACTTGGCGGTAAAAGCCCCAATATAGTTTTTGCCGACGCTGACATGGATGAGGCTATAGAAGGTGCTCACAATGCTCTATTCTTTAACCAGGGACAGTGCTGTGTTGCAGGTTCGCGGTTATTTGTGGAAGAAAAATGTTACGACGAGTTTGTAGCCAAGAGTGTCGAACGAGCGAAACAGCGTACTGTTGGCAATCCCTTCGACCTCAATACCAAACAAGGTCCGCAGGTAGATAAAGACCAGTTCAATAAAGTGATGCATTATATAGAGTCGGGAATGCGAGAAGGTGCTCAAATACTGTGTGGTGGTAACCAAGTTGGTGACAAGGGTTACTTCATCGCCCCGACAATCTTCGCTGATGTGCAAGATCGCATGGAAATTGCGCGAGATGAAATCTTTGGTCCGGTGATGAGCATCATCAAATTCAAAGATATTGATGAAGTCATTCAACGAGCTAATAACACCATCTATGGGCTAGCGGCTGCTGTGTGGACAAAAGACATCACCAAAGCGCACGCCATAGCTAACAACGTTCGTGCGGGTACTGTTTGGGTAAACTGCTATGACGTTTTTGACGCTGCTGCACCTTTTGGTGGGTTTAAGCAGTCCGGTATTGGTCGCGAACTCGGCGAGTACGGTTTGCAGCAATACACTGAGGTGAAGACTGTGACAATTAAGTTGTGA
- the mazG gene encoding nucleoside triphosphate pyrophosphohydrolase, translating into MKNPETLAALQELIDVVAKLRSPDGGCPWDLEQTPQTLTPFVIEEAYEVVDAINSGDRNAIAEELGDLLLQVVLQAQIASEYQQFSLKEIAEGISQKLIRRHPHVFGDISVQSIDEVRQNWEKIKAEEKGKPSPDSQKLSHKLQGYTRKLPPLMATMKISQKAAAVGFEWETLDGVWDKFNEELAEFKEALAHETPERQQAELGDLLFSVVQLARWNNLDPSEALQGTNKKFIQRLEQMEGFANRPLSDHTLEELEALWQQAKATEG; encoded by the coding sequence ATGAAAAATCCTGAAACATTAGCGGCTTTACAAGAATTAATTGACGTGGTGGCAAAATTGCGATCGCCTGACGGAGGTTGTCCTTGGGATTTGGAACAAACTCCCCAGACACTGACACCATTTGTTATAGAAGAAGCGTATGAGGTGGTAGATGCTATCAATAGTGGCGATCGAAACGCCATTGCTGAAGAACTGGGCGATTTACTTTTACAAGTTGTTTTACAAGCTCAAATTGCCAGCGAATACCAACAATTTTCCCTGAAGGAAATTGCTGAAGGTATTTCACAAAAACTTATCCGTCGTCACCCTCATGTTTTTGGCGATATTTCGGTGCAAAGCATTGATGAAGTGCGGCAAAACTGGGAAAAAATCAAAGCAGAAGAAAAAGGAAAACCATCTCCTGACAGCCAAAAACTCAGTCACAAACTTCAAGGTTATACACGTAAGCTACCCCCGTTGATGGCAACTATGAAGATTTCCCAGAAAGCAGCTGCGGTTGGGTTTGAGTGGGAAACTCTTGATGGAGTGTGGGACAAGTTTAATGAGGAATTAGCAGAATTCAAAGAAGCTTTAGCCCACGAAACACCAGAAAGACAACAAGCTGAATTAGGCGATCTGCTGTTTTCCGTTGTCCAGCTAGCTCGATGGAATAATCTTGACCCCAGCGAAGCTTTGCAAGGGACAAATAAGAAATTTATTCAGCGCTTAGAACAAATGGAGGGATTTGCCAATCGTCCTCTCTCGGATCACACTCTGGAGGAATTAGAAGCTCTTTGGCAACAGGCTAAAGCGACTGAGGGTTAG
- a CDS encoding rhodanese-related sulfurtransferase — MSLVVATLYKFVSLPDFTEKQEPLLSFCQTNDIKGTILLAPEGINGTIAGSRQAIDSVLSFLRTDPRLADLEHKESHAESPPFQRMKVRLKNEIVTIGLPEVNPNEQVGTYVDPQDWNTLINDPEVTVIDTRNDYEVSIGTFQKAQNPNTKSFREFPEYVFHQLDPKKHKKVALFCTGGIRCEKASSFMLSRGFQEVYHLKGGILKYLEEVPESESLWEGECYIFDDRIAVRHGLEPGSYDLCASCGHPISESDKTSPQYEEGISCPHCLDNLSEEKKARQQAKQRQIELAKKRDC; from the coding sequence ATGTCTTTAGTCGTTGCTACACTTTATAAATTTGTGAGTTTGCCAGACTTTACTGAGAAACAAGAGCCTTTGTTATCTTTTTGTCAAACAAATGACATTAAGGGGACGATTCTGCTAGCACCAGAAGGCATTAACGGTACGATCGCAGGTTCTCGTCAAGCGATCGATTCAGTGTTATCCTTTTTGCGTACCGATCCTCGCTTAGCAGATTTGGAACATAAAGAATCACACGCAGAGTCCCCACCGTTTCAACGTATGAAAGTGCGACTGAAGAATGAAATTGTCACCATTGGGTTACCAGAAGTGAACCCAAACGAACAGGTGGGAACTTATGTCGATCCTCAAGATTGGAATACTCTCATAAACGATCCAGAAGTCACCGTTATCGACACGCGCAATGACTACGAGGTAAGCATCGGTACTTTCCAAAAAGCGCAAAATCCAAACACAAAGTCATTCCGCGAATTTCCAGAATATGTGTTTCATCAGCTAGACCCCAAGAAACACAAAAAAGTGGCTTTGTTTTGTACAGGTGGAATCCGTTGCGAAAAAGCCTCTTCCTTTATGCTTTCTCGGGGGTTCCAAGAAGTTTATCACTTAAAGGGCGGAATTCTGAAATACCTAGAGGAAGTCCCAGAGTCCGAGAGTTTGTGGGAAGGCGAATGTTATATTTTTGACGACCGTATCGCTGTTCGTCACGGGTTAGAACCAGGAAGTTACGATTTGTGTGCGAGTTGCGGACATCCCATTTCTGAATCAGACAAAACTTCTCCTCAATATGAAGAAGGTATTTCCTGTCCTCACTGTTTGGATAATCTATCTGAAGAGAAAAAAGCACGTCAGCAGGCAAAGCAACGACAAATAGAATTAGCGAAAAAGAGGGATTGCTAA
- a CDS encoding PAS domain S-box protein: protein MRDEDKTKEQLIQEIAELRQRVCSLETLTAQQQQAEKALYEHTQRQVQREQALNRVIQSIRNSLDIKTIFSTAAREVAQLVQADRAEIVQYLSERQLWLNVTDYRKNLELPSALGLEIPDVNNEVASRLKRLEVVLIEDASTYPDEINRDFAETYSGAWLLVPLQVGSSVWGSLSVIRTHQSSPWQQEDVELTCAVADQLAIAIQQSTLYEQVQSELLERKRAEAEIYFQAHLLSAVEQAVIATDLDGKIIYWNRFAETLYGWLAQEVLGQNIMDVVSTTTSRDQAIEIMSNLQQGKSWSGEFLVRRRDGTPFLALVTDSPIYNDQGVIIGVVGISVDITERKQTEEKIRQQAALLDIATDAILVRDLNHKILFWNKSAERLYGWKTQEALGQNAQNLLYREIPPQLQEALHQVNKTGEWYGELNKVRKDGKEIIVESRWTLVQDENGKPKSILNVDTDITEKKQLQTQFLRAQRLESLGTLASGIAHDLNNILSPILLSAQILQIKIGNEQHNKLLETLEINTQRGANLVKQVLSFARGVEGQRTVLQIKHLIMEIQQLAKQTFPKSIEFVCKIAPNLWTVCGDATQLYQMLMNLVINSRDAMPKGGILELSAENFFIDENYARMNIEATVGHHIVISVRDTGIGMSPEVLDRIFEPFFTTKAVGQGTGLGLSTVLGIVKSHSGFINVSSSVGKGTEFQVFLKAVMENETQSIENSEIPTGNGELILVVDDEAKIREITKTTLENYNYKVLIASDGIAAISLYAQNVSDIRVVLLDMMMPTMDGFTTIQTLKKINPFVKIIASSGLRENQLLAESVGIHKFLPKPYTVKQLLLMLQSLI from the coding sequence ATGAGAGATGAAGACAAGACAAAAGAGCAGCTGATTCAAGAAATAGCTGAACTGCGACAACGTGTTTGTAGTTTAGAAACATTAACTGCTCAACAGCAGCAAGCAGAAAAGGCATTGTACGAACACACTCAACGGCAAGTTCAAAGAGAGCAAGCACTCAATCGAGTTATTCAAAGCATTCGGAATTCTTTAGACATAAAAACAATTTTTTCCACAGCAGCCCGTGAAGTGGCACAACTCGTACAAGCCGATCGAGCAGAAATTGTACAATATCTATCAGAACGGCAACTGTGGTTAAATGTAACGGATTACCGCAAAAATCTAGAGTTACCAAGTGCTTTGGGATTAGAAATTCCTGATGTCAATAATGAAGTAGCATCTCGACTCAAGCGATTGGAAGTTGTTCTTATTGAAGATGCAAGCACTTACCCAGACGAAATCAACCGCGATTTTGCTGAAACTTATTCTGGAGCCTGGTTACTGGTACCGTTGCAAGTTGGCTCTTCAGTTTGGGGTAGTCTGAGCGTGATACGCACTCACCAATCTTCCCCTTGGCAACAGGAAGATGTGGAATTAACATGTGCTGTAGCTGACCAATTAGCGATCGCCATACAGCAATCAACCCTCTACGAACAAGTACAAAGCGAATTACTCGAACGCAAACGAGCAGAGGCAGAAATTTACTTTCAAGCGCATTTATTATCAGCAGTAGAACAAGCAGTCATTGCCACTGATTTAGATGGAAAAATTATTTATTGGAATCGCTTTGCAGAAACTTTATATGGATGGTTGGCACAAGAAGTGCTTGGTCAAAATATTATGGATGTTGTCTCAACTACGACTTCACGAGACCAAGCAATTGAAATTATGTCTAACTTGCAGCAAGGTAAAAGTTGGTCAGGCGAATTTCTCGTTCGGCGTCGAGATGGGACTCCTTTCCTTGCGCTAGTTACCGACTCACCAATTTATAATGACCAGGGGGTAATAATCGGAGTTGTTGGTATTTCTGTTGATATTACCGAACGCAAACAAACAGAAGAGAAGATCCGCCAACAAGCTGCGTTGCTTGACATTGCTACAGATGCTATATTGGTTCGAGACTTAAACCACAAAATTCTCTTTTGGAACAAAAGCGCCGAGCGTCTTTACGGTTGGAAAACACAAGAAGCTTTGGGACAGAATGCTCAAAATCTGTTATACAGGGAAATACCGCCACAACTGCAAGAAGCGCTACATCAAGTTAACAAGACAGGCGAGTGGTATGGCGAATTAAACAAAGTCCGAAAGGACGGCAAAGAAATCATCGTCGAAAGCCGATGGACACTCGTACAAGATGAAAACGGCAAACCAAAATCAATTCTGAACGTTGACACCGACATTACAGAAAAGAAACAACTTCAAACTCAGTTTCTTCGCGCTCAGAGATTGGAAAGCCTTGGTACACTTGCTAGCGGTATTGCCCACGACCTCAATAATATATTGTCTCCAATTCTTTTATCAGCTCAAATTTTACAAATAAAAATTGGCAATGAACAGCACAATAAGCTACTTGAAACTTTAGAAATTAATACTCAGCGTGGTGCAAATTTAGTCAAGCAAGTCCTCTCCTTTGCGCGTGGCGTTGAAGGTCAGCGCACGGTGTTACAAATTAAGCACTTGATAATGGAAATTCAGCAGCTTGCCAAACAGACATTTCCTAAATCTATTGAATTTGTTTGTAAAATAGCGCCAAACTTGTGGACTGTCTGTGGAGATGCAACACAACTCTATCAGATGTTGATGAACTTAGTTATCAATTCTCGTGATGCGATGCCCAAAGGTGGTATTTTAGAACTTTCTGCTGAGAATTTTTTCATTGACGAAAACTATGCAAGGATGAATATTGAGGCAACTGTTGGACACCATATTGTTATCTCTGTTAGAGATACAGGCATAGGTATGTCACCTGAAGTCTTAGATAGAATTTTTGAACCTTTCTTCACCACCAAAGCAGTTGGACAAGGAACGGGATTGGGTCTTTCAACTGTGCTTGGTATTGTTAAAAGTCATAGTGGGTTTATCAATGTTTCTAGTTCTGTTGGCAAAGGAACAGAATTTCAGGTTTTTTTAAAAGCTGTGATGGAAAATGAAACGCAGTCAATAGAAAATTCGGAAATACCAACAGGGAATGGAGAATTAATTTTGGTGGTAGATGATGAAGCAAAAATCCGAGAAATTACTAAAACAACGTTGGAAAATTATAATTATAAAGTCCTAATTGCTAGTGATGGTATTGCAGCTATTTCATTATATGCCCAAAATGTATCTGATATTCGCGTGGTTTTGTTAGATATGATGATGCCGACTATGGATGGCTTTACCACGATCCAAACCCTGAAAAAAATCAACCCATTTGTGAAAATTATTGCCTCTAGCGGTCTTCGAGAAAATCAGCTACTTGCGGAATCTGTTGGTATTCACAAGTTTTTGCCAAAGCCATATACGGTTAAGCAGTTATTGCTAATGTTACAAAGTCTCATTTGA
- a CDS encoding metal-binding protein: protein MPSGRTHDRITLWALPLVTGVTFWQTKSGNLTLLVAGGFLFGGLMFGPDLDIYSRHYQRWGFLRFIWLPYQKSLRHRSFLSHGPIIGTTLRVIYLSTLVAILGFLVMVVGEKLWNVQLDWQILRKNTANTLFNYSTELLALFFGMEIGAMSHSLSDWGGSAYKRMKKQGVSALLPRGKMKKSKVKRRVRGQGDKRE from the coding sequence ATGCCCTCTGGTCGGACTCACGATCGCATTACTTTATGGGCTTTGCCGCTTGTGACTGGGGTGACTTTCTGGCAAACCAAAAGCGGTAACCTGACACTACTAGTTGCAGGAGGATTTCTGTTTGGGGGGCTGATGTTCGGTCCCGACTTAGATATTTACTCGCGCCACTACCAGCGCTGGGGATTTTTGCGTTTTATTTGGTTACCTTATCAAAAAAGCCTGCGTCATCGGTCATTCTTATCCCACGGTCCGATTATTGGTACAACACTGCGAGTTATCTATCTCAGCACCTTGGTTGCTATCTTAGGGTTTTTAGTTATGGTCGTTGGCGAAAAGCTGTGGAACGTGCAGTTAGATTGGCAAATATTGCGTAAAAATACGGCAAACACGCTATTCAATTACTCTACAGAACTTCTTGCCCTATTCTTTGGGATGGAAATAGGTGCTATGAGTCATTCTCTAAGCGATTGGGGTGGTTCGGCATACAAGCGCATGAAAAAGCAAGGAGTCAGTGCATTACTACCCCGTGGGAAAATGAAGAAAAGTAAAGTGAAAAGGAGGGTAAGGGGACAAGGGGATAAGAGGGAGTGA
- a CDS encoding glutamate-5-semialdehyde dehydrogenase, giving the protein MENIIAVAQQTRQAALKLAVLSTEAKNQAIEAIAQALESAKDEILQANIADCETSLAEGIAEPLYKRLKLDEHKLRDAIAGVRDVGKLAEPVGTVQIHREIDTGLILKRLTCPLGVLGIIFEARPEAAIQIVSLAIKSGNGVILKGGKEAIRSCDAIVKAIKQGLSQTAVNPDAVQLLTTREEILQLLKLDKYVDLIIPRGSNSFVRFVQDNTRIPVLGHADGVCHLYIDKAADVEKAVAITVDAKTSYPAACNAIETLLVHANIAPKVLPQISEALQKLKVELRGDERTRQILHNILEATEQDWETEYTALILSIKIVDSLEEAIAHINEYGSKHTDGIVSEDEEAAQTFLALVNAAGVYHNCSTRFADGFRYGFGAEVGISTQQMPPRGPVGLEGLVTYKYQMSGNGHISATYTGANAKSFTHRDLL; this is encoded by the coding sequence ATGGAAAACATCATTGCAGTTGCTCAACAAACAAGACAAGCTGCACTCAAACTAGCAGTGCTTTCGACAGAGGCAAAAAATCAAGCGATTGAGGCGATCGCACAAGCTTTAGAATCGGCCAAAGATGAAATTTTGCAAGCGAATATTGCTGATTGTGAAACATCTCTTGCAGAAGGAATCGCCGAACCGCTCTACAAACGTCTCAAGTTAGACGAACATAAGTTAAGAGATGCGATCGCGGGCGTTAGAGATGTTGGGAAACTAGCCGAGCCCGTGGGGACTGTACAAATTCATCGCGAAATTGATACAGGCTTAATCCTTAAGCGATTAACTTGTCCTTTAGGAGTCTTGGGCATCATTTTTGAAGCACGTCCGGAAGCAGCTATTCAAATTGTTTCCCTAGCTATCAAGTCAGGCAATGGCGTTATTCTCAAAGGTGGAAAAGAAGCTATTCGTTCTTGTGACGCAATAGTCAAAGCAATTAAACAAGGATTATCTCAAACTGCGGTCAATCCAGATGCAGTCCAGTTGTTAACAACGAGAGAAGAAATATTGCAACTTTTGAAATTAGATAAGTATGTAGATTTAATTATTCCCAGAGGTTCTAACTCATTTGTGCGCTTTGTTCAAGACAATACGCGCATTCCAGTCCTCGGTCACGCTGATGGGGTTTGTCATCTTTATATAGATAAAGCTGCAGACGTAGAAAAAGCTGTTGCCATTACAGTTGATGCAAAAACGAGCTATCCGGCTGCTTGTAATGCAATTGAAACTTTACTCGTTCATGCCAATATTGCTCCAAAAGTCTTACCACAGATAAGCGAAGCTTTGCAAAAACTGAAAGTTGAATTAAGAGGTGATGAACGCACGCGCCAAATTCTACACAATATCTTAGAAGCAACCGAGCAAGACTGGGAGACAGAATACACTGCTCTGATTTTATCAATCAAAATAGTGGATTCCTTAGAAGAAGCAATTGCTCATATCAATGAGTACGGTTCCAAACATACTGATGGAATTGTTTCTGAAGATGAAGAAGCTGCTCAAACGTTCCTAGCTTTGGTAAATGCAGCCGGAGTTTACCACAACTGTTCCACCCGCTTTGCTGATGGCTTCCGTTATGGTTTTGGTGCAGAAGTTGGAATTAGCACTCAACAAATGCCACCTCGTGGTCCTGTTGGTTTAGAAGGTTTGGTAACTTACAAATATCAAATGAGCGGTAACGGTCATATTTCGGCTACTTATACGGGTGCAAATGCTAAGTCCTTTACCCATCGAGATTTGCTATAA
- a CDS encoding 6-pyruvoyl trahydropterin synthase family protein has translation MPKWKLVTEFTFDSAHYIRDYNGPCGRLHGHTYKVKIEATSSKLHSSQYCPHEVMVADFRTLRWAKQDVKKGGLDHGVLNEVMPPEYETTAEMIAKYIYDETKKRVPPGVQLKVAVSETPNSWAEYEDECEN, from the coding sequence ATGCCCAAGTGGAAATTGGTCACTGAATTTACATTTGATAGCGCCCATTACATCAGAGATTACAATGGACCGTGTGGTCGATTGCACGGTCATACTTACAAAGTAAAAATTGAAGCAACTTCATCAAAACTGCACTCCTCGCAATACTGTCCCCATGAAGTTATGGTGGCTGATTTTAGAACCTTGCGCTGGGCTAAACAAGATGTGAAAAAAGGAGGACTTGACCACGGTGTACTCAACGAAGTAATGCCTCCGGAGTATGAAACAACTGCCGAGATGATTGCTAAATATATTTATGATGAAACCAAAAAAAGAGTACCTCCAGGCGTGCAACTAAAAGTCGCAGTCTCTGAAACTCCAAACTCATGGGCAGAATACGAAGACGAGTGCGAAAATTAG
- a CDS encoding SH3 domain-containing protein: protein MKNQTSLLKLSLIFLSLFSFNFVPTALAGTGNKKIIAQQTSCTVTNLQTGQLALRLQPNGKSKAGLNNSNSVQLLRTGGEPWVYVRVIQGPNSKVNGLEGWVNSNYLICGEDTASSQDSCKVINITQGQLALRATPNGKSKAGLNNGNVVKWVRWGSEPWVYVRVVNGSNTKVSGLEGWVNSDYLSCGE, encoded by the coding sequence ATGAAAAACCAAACCTCTCTATTAAAGCTTTCCCTAATATTCTTATCTTTATTTAGTTTTAACTTTGTTCCTACTGCCCTTGCTGGTACGGGAAATAAAAAAATTATTGCTCAACAAACTAGTTGCACGGTAACCAATCTTCAAACAGGTCAACTAGCTTTACGCCTTCAACCAAATGGCAAGTCAAAAGCAGGTCTAAATAATAGCAATAGCGTACAATTATTAAGGACGGGAGGTGAACCTTGGGTTTACGTCCGCGTGATTCAAGGTCCAAATAGCAAAGTGAACGGTTTAGAAGGTTGGGTAAATTCCAATTACTTGATCTGTGGTGAAGACACTGCATCTTCACAAGATTCTTGCAAAGTCATAAATATTACACAAGGACAATTAGCTTTGCGAGCTACACCCAATGGAAAATCAAAAGCCGGTCTCAACAATGGCAATGTTGTCAAATGGGTGAGGTGGGGATCGGAACCTTGGGTTTACGTCCGTGTTGTCAATGGTTCTAACACTAAAGTAAGTGGTTTGGAAGGTTGGGTTAATTCTGACTACCTTTCTTGTGGTGAGTAA
- a CDS encoding RNA-guided endonuclease InsQ/TnpB family protein, whose translation MSFKSKEQKEQDKEKNKNTHISTVVQHLKLSNLGYAVISDILSHANSLYNTLTFNLRQGFFVHKILNFQSLTIDLQTDFKENYHYKMLHSQAAQSVCHKVTENFKSFKQLLDKHFREGTKKPLLPGYRQKGGMFEVTYPSQSVNISQEHGIIFATVSTGIMFKKQHKEDVMGTSLNERLRFRVPDDIDPSNLVELVITSKHREIYLHWVCRKKNEIVATLNKSSVLGIDIGLNNFVTCIPNTGEEGFLINGRPLKAINQFYNKTVSKLKKGKDENFWSGSLARATQSRNNQVRDFIKKSARTIINKCLESGISKIVFGWNQGIKNEIDNGRVNNQNFVQVPFTALRDTLKYLCERSGIEFVVVEESYTSKMSFFDGDELPVYGQETEEQKNLKPSGRRTKRGEYKTGNNTIINADANGASNILRKAKIDTSKITFRVCQILKTINIWIGHAQGKKKRGNAINGYPALPLNKSRGLGIPPFFKGLILGKKFPSRKGTAAGLSCCTTIGLTEPGQ comes from the coding sequence ATGTCATTCAAAAGTAAGGAACAAAAAGAGCAGGATAAAGAAAAGAATAAAAATACTCACATTTCAACTGTTGTGCAGCATCTGAAATTGTCCAATCTTGGGTATGCTGTAATATCAGACATATTGTCACACGCAAACAGTTTATACAATACTTTAACCTTCAATCTGAGGCAAGGATTTTTTGTACACAAAATTCTGAATTTTCAATCTCTAACTATTGATTTACAAACTGACTTCAAAGAAAACTATCATTACAAAATGCTGCATTCTCAAGCAGCACAATCCGTGTGTCACAAGGTAACTGAGAATTTCAAATCATTCAAACAGCTTTTAGACAAACATTTTAGAGAGGGGACAAAGAAACCATTATTACCAGGTTATCGTCAAAAAGGTGGTATGTTTGAAGTGACATATCCCAGTCAATCAGTCAATATATCACAAGAGCATGGCATTATATTTGCTACTGTTTCTACTGGCATTATGTTCAAGAAGCAGCACAAAGAAGATGTCATGGGAACAAGTTTAAATGAGAGATTGAGATTCAGAGTTCCCGATGACATTGACCCCTCTAACCTCGTTGAGCTAGTGATTACATCAAAGCATAGAGAGATTTATCTACATTGGGTATGCAGAAAGAAAAATGAAATTGTTGCCACATTAAATAAGTCAAGTGTTTTAGGAATTGACATCGGATTGAACAACTTTGTTACCTGTATTCCGAACACAGGTGAAGAAGGATTTCTCATAAATGGGCGACCATTAAAGGCAATAAATCAGTTTTATAACAAGACTGTATCTAAGCTAAAAAAGGGTAAGGATGAGAATTTCTGGAGTGGTAGTTTAGCTAGGGCAACGCAGTCTAGGAATAACCAAGTCCGCGATTTTATCAAGAAATCTGCACGGACAATAATCAATAAATGTTTAGAATCAGGAATAAGTAAAATTGTATTTGGTTGGAACCAAGGAATTAAGAATGAAATAGATAACGGACGTGTCAATAATCAAAATTTTGTACAGGTTCCATTCACCGCATTACGTGATACACTCAAGTATCTCTGTGAGAGATCTGGTATAGAATTTGTAGTTGTAGAAGAATCATACACCTCAAAAATGTCATTTTTTGACGGTGATGAATTACCCGTTTACGGTCAAGAAACCGAAGAACAGAAGAATCTTAAGCCTTCTGGAAGAAGAACAAAACGCGGGGAATACAAAACAGGAAATAACACAATTATCAACGCGGATGCCAATGGGGCTTCCAATATTTTGAGAAAGGCCAAAATTGATACATCAAAAATTACTTTTCGGGTGTGTCAAATTCTCAAGACAATCAATATTTGGATAGGTCACGCACAGGGCAAGAAAAAAAGGGGGAATGCCATTAATGGATATCCTGCACTACCCCTCAATAAATCAAGGGGCTTGGGCATTCCCCCTTTTTTTAAAGGCTTAATCCTCGGTAAAAAATTCCCATCACGTAAAGGTACGGCAGCAGGCTTGTCTTGTTGTACGACTATAGGACTCACTGAACCGGGTCAGTAA